A window from Zingiber officinale cultivar Zhangliang chromosome 7A, Zo_v1.1, whole genome shotgun sequence encodes these proteins:
- the LOC121999573 gene encoding probable aspartic protease At2g35615 — MVAISTFFRLLLLISFVSALVPMDTVFDIELVHRDSPKSPLYNSSMTPFDRLQAAVVRSVNRASYLDKRITMETSIDVEVGVLYDEWEFLMGFSMGTPNVQSRWGIIDTGSVLNWVNCVGCQCFNKTAALFNTSASLSYKKFSCFSDECRSMRPNRCSDDMMCQYHYFYADGSNIDGIFSSDTFHFTSLKTMQSTSIPNIIFGCNFRSLHTKGNDPGSLIGMGPSPPSLIYQLAPKYISKYFSYCLNRLIGGVSSRLFLGRDKPTVAEKASVTPLMTQDSFYAVQLNAVSIPGEFNIFLTRSPKLRAGNIVFDSGTPLTNLDTQVLDQLVKELTDYVRLPTVKKGDRFKLCFTVLSTEQEEQLPGLWFSFAGALGNFRVSPENLFRWFGRHAKCMVIVGTNGLQIFGNIMQQDVLVGYDLDKMELILIEKNCTKLYKP, encoded by the coding sequence ATGGTGGCCATTAGTACCTTCTTCCGCCTCCTCCTACTGATCTCCTTTGTGTCGGCCCTTGTTCCGATGGACACTGTCTTCGATATCGAGTTGGTCCACCGTGATTCCCCCAAGTCGCCATTGTACAATAGCTCGATGACGCCTTTTGATCGCCTGCAAGCAGCCGTCGTCCGCTCGGTCAACCGAGCTAGCTACTTGGACAAGCGCATCACCATGGAGACCTCCATCGACGTAGAGGTCGGCGTGCTCTATGATGAATGGGAATTCTTGATGGGGTTCAGCATGGGCACGCCAAACGTGCAATCTAGGTGGGGCATCATCGACACCGGCAGCGTGCTCAATTGGGTCAACTGTGTTGGCTGCCAATGCTTCAACAAGACCGCTGCCCTATTCAATACTAGTGCATCCCTCTCCTACAAGAAGTTTTCTTGCTTTTCCGATGAGTGCAGGAGCATGCGCCCAAATCGTTGCAGTGATGATATGATGTGCCAGTACCATTACTTCTACGCTGACGGCTCCAACATCGATGGAATTTTCTCCTCGGACACCTTCCATTTCACCTCATTAAAAACGATGCAATCTACATCCATTCCGAATATCATATTCGGTTGCAACTTCCGATCATTGCACACCAAAGGTAACGACCCCGGCAGCTTAATTGGGATGGGCCCTTCGCCGCCGTCTCTGATTTACCAGCTCGCCCCTAAGTACATCAGCAAGTACTTCTCCTACTGTCTAAATAGACTCATTGGGGGAGTTAGCAGTAGGCTCTTCTTGGGGCGCGACAAACCGACAGTCGCCGAAAAGGCGAGTGTCACACCGCTCATGACGCAAGACAGCTTCTACGCCGTGCAGCTTAACGCCGTCTCGATCCCAGGTGAGTTCAACATCTTCCTTACTAGGAGCCCCAAGTTGAGGGCCGGCAACATTGTCTTCGACTCCGGCACCCCGTTGACCAATTTGGATACTCAAGTGCTAGATCAGTTGGTGAAGGAATTGACAGATTACGTTAGATTGCCAACTGTGAAGAAGGGAGACCGATTCAAATTGTGCTTCACTGTGCTCTCGACAGAGCAAGAGGAGCAGCTGCCGGGGTTGTGGTTCTCATTTGCCGGGGCGTTGGGGAACTTTAGGGTAAGCCCTGAAAACCTATTTAGGTGGTTTGGCCGGCATGCGAAATGCATGGTGATAGTGGGAACGAATGGGTTACAGATTTTTGGGAATATTATGCAGCAAGATGTTTTGGTTGGTTATGATCTAGATAAAATGGAATTGATCCTTATAGAGAAAAATTGCACCAAGTTATACAAACCCTAA